The region AGCGACTGACGGATTTGCAACAGCGTTCGCAAGCCGCAGCGCTCGAGGTCGAAATGTTCAGAAGCGAAAACGGGCTTACCGCCGCTCGCGGCGAGCTGATGTCCGAGCAGCAGCTGTCCGATCTCAACAGCCAGCTCATCGTCGCCCAAGCGGACACCGCCCAAGCGTCGGCGCGCTACAATCAGTACAAGTCGATTGTCGATCAGGGGCCGGAAAACGCGGTGAACAATGCCACCGTTTCCTCCAAGGAGGGCGACAATTCGGTGATCCGCGACCTCAGAACCCGCTATCTCGCTGTCGGCAAGCGCGAACAGGAAGTCACGCAGAATTTTGGCGCCGACCATCCGCAGGCTGTCTCGCTCAGAGCCGAGCAGAGCGATGTCGCCCGGCAGATCTATCAGGAACTGCAACAGCTTACGGCGAGCTACAAGAACGAATACGAGGTCGCCCGCTCACGCGAAGCATCTTTGCGCGAGAGCATCCAAGGCATGGCGGGCAAGAACTCGGAGGCCAGCAAGTCGCTCGTTCAGTTGAGGGAGCTGGAGCAGCAGGCAGCTGCGCTCAAGACGCTTTATGAATCCTATCTCGGCCGCTACGAGCAGGCGACGCAGCAGCGCTCCTTCCCGATCGCCAAGGCACGTGTCATCTCGGAGGCCGGCGTTCCGGTTTCACCGTCGAGCCCGAAGAAAACCATGGCGCTTGCTCTATCGGCCGTGCTCGGCATGATGGTCGGCGGCGCCTATGCAGCGTTTCTGGAGTTTCGCGAAAGGACTTTCCGTCTCGAAGAGGACGTGCGCTCTCTTCTCGGGCACAGAGCGCTCGGCTATGTTCCGCTCATCGGTTCCCGGCCGAAGAAGACGGCGCAGCTCGTGCGCGCTCGCTTCGGGTCGGATAGGCAGCCGGACGACGCGAGCGATGGTGCCATGCCGTTCCAGCGGCTCTCACGCATCGTGCTCGATGCACCGCGATCGGCATTCGCCGAGACCTTCAGGAACGCCAAACTCGCCGGGGACCACATGCTGCCGGGAAATGAAAGCCGTGTAATCGCGATCATTTCCGCTCTTCCGGACGAAGGAAAGTCAGTCATCGCGGCGAATTTTGCGGCTCTTCTGGCAGCGAGCGGCAAACGCACCCTCTTGATCGATGCCGACATCCGCAAGCCGGGCCTGACCCAGATGATCACGCCCGCCCCGAGGACCGGACTGGTAGAAACGCTGACGGGAGAAGCCACGTGGCCCGCCGGGATCAAAGTGGACCAGCGGTCGAAGCTGGCGATCCTGCCCGCCGGCGGCGAGGCATCGCATCACCAGCGGCATCATAGCAATGAACTGCTCGCCTCGCCGGCCATGGCGGGCCTGATCGAGAACGCACGCAATTCGTTCGACTATGTGGTCGTGGATCTAGCCGCCCTTGCTCCGGTCGTCGATGCCAAAGCCTTTGCGCCGCTTGCCGACGGCTTCCTCTTCGTTGTCGAGTGGGGAAGAACGCCGTCACGGCTCGTGCGCGATCTCCTGAACGCCGAGCCGCATATCAATTCCAAGGTGCTTGGTGTGATCCTAAACAAGACCGACATG is a window of Sinorhizobium numidicum DNA encoding:
- a CDS encoding polysaccharide biosynthesis tyrosine autokinase — encoded protein: MNRTAPMKQRSVPLSTIMPREEQSDGFIDLDRLMAVVFRRARLVAAFVGLFIVLGVVYLLFATPQYTSLTQILLDENLSKYAEEEPAPANSQMLDTQIASAVEILKSGELALRVVDKLNLSENDTILNPPQSPVAVVKDWLKTATGLFLSGPTVSEEAARNGRRKKAAALLQQALTVERVARSSVVALAYRSPDPQLAAIVVRGYAEAYLTDQLNANFEATERASVWLQERLTDLQQRSQAAALEVEMFRSENGLTAARGELMSEQQLSDLNSQLIVAQADTAQASARYNQYKSIVDQGPENAVNNATVSSKEGDNSVIRDLRTRYLAVGKREQEVTQNFGADHPQAVSLRAEQSDVARQIYQELQQLTASYKNEYEVARSREASLRESIQGMAGKNSEASKSLVQLRELEQQAAALKTLYESYLGRYEQATQQRSFPIAKARVISEAGVPVSPSSPKKTMALALSAVLGMMVGGAYAAFLEFRERTFRLEEDVRSLLGHRALGYVPLIGSRPKKTAQLVRARFGSDRQPDDASDGAMPFQRLSRIVLDAPRSAFAETFRNAKLAGDHMLPGNESRVIAIISALPDEGKSVIAANFAALLAASGKRTLLIDADIRKPGLTQMITPAPRTGLVETLTGEATWPAGIKVDQRSKLAILPAGGEASHHQRHHSNELLASPAMAGLIENARNSFDYVVVDLAALAPVVDAKAFAPLADGFLFVVEWGRTPSRLVRDLLNAEPHINSKVLGVILNKTDMNELGKYSDFGGAEKYRHRYGKYYIEQGTPENRYTAA